The genome window catccttctacatgatctcccaaaaatCTAGCTGTGTGTGCTGTGCTAGCACATCGGAGCTcggcgtttctgcccagtacgtgttgATACcttagaggcgctgctactatgacatgttcgggactggtcgccGGCCGTGATAAATTGGTCCATGTACCTTCTCATCTGATCGCAGAGCACTATGCGACCACGCAGATCTGGTCAGACAATACAACATGACCACTCAACACTGGTCGAGAATGCAATAGACCTGATCGGGAGCTGGTCAAGGAACTGGTTAAGGAGCATGACCACTTGCTTGGAGTTGGTCagggagcatgaccacctacgCAGGGCTGGTCACGAATCTaatcaagaagctgctcgaggagtttgacgcgcacgacgttggatcggtctactccaactcttcttccgccgCACCATGCttcgagcggtaacgatctatgatctcctattaGCAtagtttcctgggtgaatgagATAGAAAAtgtttgttttaggctagcgtagccttcCCGTTACCCAACAGGATACACTCgagtcgaaggtttggatttcggTGAAAGTTTTGCTCCTGTGGCTTGacttgaggctattagaatCTTACTTGCTTTTGCTTCGTTTGataatatcaagttatatcaaatggatgtgaaaagtaaCTTTTTGAATGGTAAAATTTGCGAACTTGTCTTTGTTGAATAATCTCCTAGTTTTGAAGATCCAAAAGGCCTAATCGTGTGTATAAACTCTctaaagctctctatggccttaaacaagctccacGTGCGTGGTATGGAAGACttaaagatttttttgtttcaaaggGGTCTAAATTGGAAAAGTTGATACTACTTTATTTACTAAATCTATTGCAAATAATTTCTTTGTATGTCAAATTTATGccgatgatatcatttttggatcTACTAAAAAAGATTTTTGTGAGGAATTTGGAGAAATGATGTCGAAGGAATTCAAAATGTCGATGAGTGGAGAATTGTGTTTCTTTCTCGGagttcaaatcaagcaactcaaagatgGGATTTTTATTAgtcaatcaaaatatttgaagtaTTTATTGAAAAAGTTTGGCATGGAAGATGCAAAGCGTATCAAGATTCCCATGGTAACAAATGGTCATCTTGACCTTGATGAGGGAAGTAAACTAGTAGATTTAAAGTTTTATAGATCAATGATAGGTAGTTTACTTTATCTTATCGCAtttaggcccgatatcatgtttaatgtgtgcatgtgtgcaaggttTAAAGCATCGCCTaaataatgtcatttgatgGCTGTTAAGCACATTTTGTGATATTTGAAATACTCTCCTAGCatagggctttggtatccaaaaggtGCTAAGTTTGGGCTAATCAAATATTCGGATTGCGATTATGCGGGTtgtaaagtagatagaaaaagcaccTCTAGAAGTTGCCAATTTCTAGGAAGATCACTAGTTTCATGGTCATCTAAAAAACAAAATTACGTAGCACTTTCTACCATCAAAGCGGAATATGTTTCTGAGGGTAGTTGTTGTACTCAACTGCTATGGATGAGACAAACTTTGTTAGATTATGAAGCTGAGTTCAAAATagtgcctcttttgtgtgacaatgaaagtgccgtgaaaatagccacaaacctagtccaacactctagaaccaagcatattgatattcgctattattttcttagagatcatgtaaGCAAAGGTGATATCCTAATAGATAGTGTGCGAATTGAAGATCAATTAGcggatattttcacaaaacctttagaTGAAGTCGTTTTTGCAAGTTGAGAAATGAACTTAATGTCATCAacttctcaaatgttgcttgaaaTATTGGGCACATGATGTTTGAAGTATTCGTATGTTCTAGCAATCACACTTCGATTCACATGCTCATATTGTTtatatttatttcctttttgatCATGTAAATTTGTTACACAGTTTTAATTTAAGCTTATATTTCTATCACATTTCATATCTCTAAAAGATCATATGGTTATCAATATCTTGTCTcgtataaaaaaaaactagaatttCTGGAGCTATATTGTTCTAGTGGTCTGACCGCAAGCCCTCTCAGTCTGACTGCCATATCCATACAAAGAGAAATTTCCCTTTTGcgctctcgcggtctgaccgcaccAAGTCTTGGTCTGATCGCCAGACCTATACAGAAACTCTTCGAACCTCTGGACTCCTACGGTCTGATTGGCCCGAGTCTCAGTCTGACTGCCAGCAGCTGTTAAGTCCACATTGTTTTGTTTTCTCCGCTCCCTATCTCACCCAACCAAGCACCTCTTCTTTCCCCTCTCACGAACTCGTTCCCTCGGTGAAAAATCAAGGGAGCCCAAAATCCTTCGTTCCTGGTCGATCCGTGACCATCCCCGGTCAAACTGCGGGCACCTTCACCTTGTCTTCTCGGTATTTCCTCGATTTCCTCTCTTTTCCATGGATTTTAAAGTTTTTTCCTTCATGCTTAGGGTTCGAAAGAGAGGATCCATCTTATGAGACATGGATTTGAGATAAAGTTGAATGTAATGGCTTGCTAAGGTCTAAATTAGGCTATGCTCAAAGTTTGATCGGCTGAACCTTCCAATTTCTTTGAAAACCATCAAATTGGATATGTCTGCACGCTCACAGTTAGACTGCAGCTTGtgccggtcagaccgccagcagcagcagaagctaATTTCTTCACTATTTCATCTTGTACCAATTCTATTCCTTTATCTAATTCCTTGTGACATCTTATATGATCAGTGGAAGTGGAAAGTGGTCTTGAGAAGAGATTGAAAAGCCTTGTGGCCGGTCGGGGTAAGAATAAGAAAAGACTAGTGGAATCAGATTCAGAGGATGATCGTTAGGACTCCGATTGGATGCCATCTCAGGATATTGGTGAGGAAACCTCATCTTTTGCTCGTAATATTGATCATGATATGGAAGATGCCAATGATGAGAACCTTGAGATTAATCATCAAGCTTATGTTGGATATAGAAAATCTTGGAATTTAAGTGATATACTAGAGCTAGAAATACTTATCAGTATGCTCTAGATAATGATGCCTCGCAACCACTTTTTCACACCATGGTTCAACAAGATGCCTTCTATGATTATCTTCTAAATAAGAAAGTTTTTGAACAAAAATAGATAGATTGGGCCTATGTGAGAAGTCAGCATAGCATGGATGGTTTAGCTGATATTGTATGGATGGTTTAGCTGATATATTTCAAGAGCTAGGTCTTTATGAGTTAGTGAGTTTCAAATGTAGTTGGAATATCATTGTCATCAGACAATTCTATGTAACAGTTGAGATTTCTCATGAGTCTCAGAAAATTGACTGGATGACAGGAACCAGAAAATTTGAAGCTTCATTTAGGGATTTTGCAAATGCCATAAGAACCCCTTATGATATTGTTTATGGCACCATTGATATAAATGATGAAGAATGTTTGGCTGAAAATGTGTGGCGTGCCTTCTATGAGCCATAGGGGGTTATTCCTAAAGTCATACTTGAGACAGTGACTAAATTAAAGGTATTGCCCGCTACGATCAATAAGATTGTACGATGAAGAATGTTTCTTGTTCTCATGAAGAAAAACTTTTGGTATGCATCTTGTGATATTAAACATGTGGGATACAAGCCTTCAAAGTTAATCTTCGAATTCTGAATTGAGGTCAGGAAGGTCAGGATATCCCTGCAGCTCAGGGAGGTCAGGATGAAGAACCTCAGCATTATGTTCGTCCTCAGGCTTAGCCAGCTCCAGAGCCAGTTCCTCCTCAGTGAGCACCTCCAGCTGGCTTCTTTGACCCCTACGTGGCATCCATTTACCAGGGTTTTCAGCAGAGTTTGGACTCTTTTCATGTTACCTTTCAGCAGAACTTCTATCAGCCTATGATGATAGAATTCCAATCTACTTGTCTGTCCATCTCCCTGGCTCAAGAGGACATTGCCGCTCTCAATACTCAAAACCAAGAATTAAATGAAATGTTAAACAACCTCTCTCTTGGACAACAACGGCTTGATAATCAGTTCACTACCTTCTCCGAACATTTCTACAGTAtctatcctcctcctcctctttgggATGACTAGAActtttggtatttgatgccaaagggggagaagttggaagaagaaaacagccatcatgcattgcattgtgatgaactatgtttaAGTTTTGTAATGTGATGATATATGTTCATTTGCTTATCTCCATATTCATCTCTATCTATATGATCTAAATTTGTTGGATGTCTTGAGAAAAATATTCTTAAGTGATATATTTACATTGGTGATCTTATTGATTATATTGATCATGTATCTTTCCTCGGATCCACATATACAAGGTAAACTCTGTCAAAAATTTTATTCAAAACTTTAACTTGTGCCATTTGTTTTACTCTAAATCTTATGAGCACATATGTAGGGGGAGCTTACCTTGACATGAGTTTTTATAACAAATCAtttctatttaatttcatatcCTTGAAATTCTTACTATAGAAACTCAACTTTGAGTCTTCTTTATGCTAATTGCTAAAAGTAGGCTCCAAACTTAAGTCACATCAATTCTTAAtgttattgtcatcaattaccaaaaatgtgaagattgaagcatctaggcccctaattcgtgttttggaaattaatgacaatatatcttttgtggactaacatgtttgaacgagttatgaaaaggttagtcacaaagatgttgcggagctagaagatgcatgagtggaaaacatggaaatagctagctcaaggcaaaggtataattgtagggcatTTTATTTTGCCAGTGAAAGGAGATTAAAGAAGACAAattgaccggattgataggataagtgtcgtactattaagaggggttgatgtgcatttacttgagatatctatagtgccaaaattgctcaaacttgcattttatatagagtgggaaatttagtttgagaaaaaccaaGGAAAGGTAGTACTATTCGAgtgtggtggtcagaccaccggcATGACCGATCTGACCGTCAAACGAACAAAGTGGTTTGACCCCCTGGTGtagctggcggtctgaccactggTATGACTGGTTTGACCGCTGTATAAACTTGGTTGATGCTTAGTAGATCTCAGTCCAAGTCTGATCGAGGAGTGTGCCGGTCTAACCGTCAAACGAACAGAGTGGTTTGGACCCTCTAGTCTGGCTGGCGATCTGACCACTGGCATGGCCGGTCTGACTGCCCTGGGAACAGAGATTTTTTGGCACTTTGTTCCCGGCTCGCGGTCTGATCGTGAGGGGTCGCGGTCTAACTGCCAGACGTGTGTCACTGTCATCATCACACCTTCTATAGCCATTGTAATTGCGGGGGTTCGATCACCGATTGAggtgcggtctgaccgcccaaTGCATAGAGGTGTCAAATCAATAGCAATGATCACATTCTTgagtgtgggctataaataagagATTGGCTGGTTCAAGGAACCTCTCTACCATTTCGTTACAACCCTTTTGAGctcttggcttagtgattgtatttttgagagtgtgagagcatctattgCATAATTTTGATGAGTTTGAGCATTGAGgtactagtgatccttcaagcaagcgtcatcgacttgttactctaAGAGGTTGTCACTGCccagacggcttggaggttgttgcaCTATTGAGCCCTTTAAAGAAGATTATGAAAGAACCACAGTGGTGATTGTGATAGGCTTTGAGCACGCCTTGACGGAGAGgcaaagtgctactctagtggaatcgaagtattgagtagttcttattctattccggcttaagatcaagttgcacggtgtgagccctttctcTTGTGAGAATTGgacacttgatagagaagcggttaaaagcttgaactcacctcaacgtggattaggggtgatcggcaaatcaccaaTACGAcgagaaaaaaattcttgtgtcaTCCTTGAGTAATTTACTTTGAGCAAATTTACTTTatgaaatttatctttctaTAATATAatttgttgcatgtcaccctaggattgcaaaccatGACATAGcttttagttatttttatattactctagtgatctttagttttttttctgtAAGTTTTCTTAATCGCTTAGCctttagttttaaaaccgcctattcaccctcctcttgtTGGTATCCTGGATTCTACAACAATCCAGCAGCCCAACACCACAAAAGTACTAGATCGCCACCACTGGGTTATCATTATCAACAACTTCTTCATTCTCGCTATCACCGGCATCGTCATCCATGCATGCTGCAactacctcagaagggtccatTCTAGCTCCCTTTGTACCGGAACTACCCTCCCTGATATTCGACATGGTATCTAACACCTCATGTTGCTCCTCACCTCGTGCTACTCCTCTCCTCACGTTGTTGCTCCTCAGCTGAAGCCAGCTCTCATTTTATAGCAAGAAAAGCGGCAGCACGTGGCACAGGATGTCGAAAGTAGCAGGAGCATGCGACATAGAAAGTTGCACGCAAAAGGCACAACAACAAAAGCTACACGTGACAACACACGCGACAAGACAAAGCAGCATGTGGGTCCGGGTATTTTCAGCTTCTCATGTGTCAAATATGGTACTGTgcaccatattcgacacatgagGTGTTGAATACAACCAGTTTTCGGTACTTCATGTGCCTAATATGGTGCACAATACTGAATGGATATTGAACACCTcatgccgtattcggcacatgaagGTGCTGAAAACAACCGAATCCCTttttttcggtacacggtatACCAAAAACTTATTTTCGATGAATGAGATGCCGAATGCACATGCTATATTTGTAATTACgacaacatattatctatttttacaatatagATTccatatgttatctattttatagATACTGTCCCAGGATCGATAGATATAGGCTTTTATTcgttatcttcttcatcttgtaACAAAATTCCTCCCCTAATATAAAGTTTAAAGATGGATTTATCaagttaaaaaaattgtattcgATTTGCATGCTCAGAATTTCGACTTAATATGAAATGAATGAAAATTTGAAGCACCGATTTCCCATTCTAAGCTTCAATTCACGTGTGGACCATTTTGttgaaaaatcaagaagaaagtTCAAGCTTTTGACAATTCAAGTAGACAGGTCATCGGCGCGTAGGCAGGGTGAAGGAGGTACTACAGAACAGGATCACGTCGATCGACCACAAAATATAGCTTATCCACAAACAAATATTActtattttattattgttatattttacatacatatgtaccatatttatatgaaaaatgaAAACACCCATACACATCAACTGCACATCTCAgaaacttatccaaatactaCAGGAATTACTGGCACAAGATCACATAACAATACGTATCAAACCAGAGTCCATATACTCCACGCAAATAATTGCACCATACTGGTACGGTATCTAGACATACGGCAGTATTGCAGATGCGCACGCATGTAGGCCCTTTTACTTGCTCACAATGGCCACGGGCGCCGCGAGGACAGGCTCTGCTTGCTGATACATCGGCTGCTCCTGACAAAACGGCTGCGGCACCTTCTGCACCTCGACCATGCTCACCTTGCCGCGGCGCACCGCTACGGTGGCGCATCCCAACACACTTGCGTCGCGGCACCGATCGATGCGCACAGCGCCGCAGCGGCTGACGTCCGCGGACCTGCACCTGCCCAGCGCGAGCGCACCGCACCAGTCCGCGCGCGCGGCGCGGCACCGCACCACGGCCACGTCGGCGCAGCTCCCCACGTCGACCTCCCTGCACCTCCCCACGCGCAGCTCCCCAGCGCCGCGGACGCACGCGGCACCCTTGCACCGGCGGATGGTCACAGAGCCCGCGCGCTCCACGTCCGCCGACCAGCACCGCCGCACGGCCACGTCGCGCGCCCCGTCCACGCGCACCGCAACGCATCGGTGGAACCACACCGCGCCGCAGTCCTCGGCGGCCGCGTACCCGCACCGGGTGAAGCGGACGTcgcccccgccgtcgccgctcaCGACGATGTGCTGGAACCGGCTGGCCTCGAGGACGCCCGGGCTGAGCACGGTCAGTGTGCCGCCGTTGCACCGGAGCACACCCTCGTGGATGGCCGTCTCGACGCCGTCGATGACGACGGTGAACTGGTGGGCGGAGGGAAGGGCTTTCGGCTCAACGGCCATCATCTTCCGATGCGAAATGTAAAATCTTTGGAAAAGTAATTCTTTTTGAGCGAGAGGTTAGGAAAATTTACATGTATCGATCGAGTTGTTTGGAGAGGTAAGGTGTTATAAAGGGTTGTGTTGCTTAAGAGCGAAGGTAGCAAGAAGTTGCTATGAAGTGCAGGGCACCTGATTCAGATGGCATTTATGGCATGGTTCATTCCAAAACAGCGACAACTACTGCCCATCCGCCTGTGGGCTCCCCTAAGTGAGCGGAGAATTTTGCATAGATATatgtctatttaaaaaaattatagaagtAGTCAACTGTCGCTAGCAGGATAGGTGACACTTTGTAAAGCTCACTGGTGATATCTTTCTATCGTCCTTTCAACGAACGATAGGAGTGTCTGTGCGCTCCGTCATAGACTCACTGGAAAAGATGTCATTTGTTGAATGGAATGGGTGACACTTTTTCTAATATAAACGGCGTGCTAGCCACCCCTCCTATCCCACGCCTCATTTGCTTCCTCGTTgacaaaggagagagagagagagcagagcgcacaagagaggagatgagcatatgggaggggaggggagcgaggaggaggaagaggtgaAGCCCAAAaaaagtaattttttattttatttttttacaaaccagGTAGGATAGCTACGTGTGCTAGGTTTAAACATATGTTAGAACTTAGATATAggtttagacatatgttagaatatagatctagatttagacatagtgtagaaTATAGATCTAGCTTTAGATATAGTTTAACaattagatctaatctatttgcATATGTTaacaattagatgtagtatttagacaggTCTGGAATTAGATCTAGgatttagatatagtttagcaatGTGATGTAGGTTAAGACATAACTTAGCAAATATATGTAGAATTTAGTGATATTAGATGTAATATTGTTAggtcttttttttaatatagagTACATGTTGCACTATGTTTTTAAACAACTTTGCACTGTTAGATGTAGGTTTGTAGAGTAGGTTTAcatatgttattttttatgttatgtAGGTGTAAATGTTTTGAATATAGTTGTATGTGCTCGTAATAatggtagagtttttttttatcggtTGTTGGTAGGCATATCAGATAAGTGatagtttatgattttttatgaggACATTGAAAAATTTTTATGGTCTAGAAGGGGTAGTGCTGTCAGTGTTTGAGTCTATGGTAAGGGTATACCAGACCTATGCAGAAGAGTGTCGGACATTTGTATGACTAGTTGATATGGGGTTTTAAAATAGGCGCCGAGATTCAAGAGATGATCATTAATATTGTGGACAACCGTAGGACTGATGGTATGTACTGGGACGTGTACTCTCTTAGGGAAAACCATGTTTGGAAGAGGTACTTGTAGGATGTAGTGTAAAGAGGTTGGCCACCTttattgcttgtgcaatggaaaaATAAGGAGGGAgttggggagatgcagggtAGGGGGTatgtggaggaggaagagggtgaTGAGGTTGGCGAACCCACCGGTGAGGCAAACGAGGGGGAATACATTCTTGGtttaattgaacagatggagcgggatgatcTTGAGACTGATGAAGCTCCCGAGTATGACATGTCGTATGATGAGGATAATGCTCTTATCCCTGCAAACTTGAAAAATTCAAACTTTAACGACCTAGTGGTGAATTAAAGGAATCAGGTGGTATGGGAGTATAGTCAGAATGTGGTGACCGAGGGGGCTAGGTATCCTAATTTGTTAGGCCATGAATGATACTGTGATTCAATGATCGACATCACTTCAACAATAGTTTGTTattgtgaagtcaagcaaggAGTATGATGTGAATTGCGTGAAGGAGGATTGCCCGTGGTGGGTGTAtggcttcaaggggaagtgggttgactattgagAAGTGTTGATAGTGATAAACCACAATTGCATGCTGGATGAACTTGAGCCAAGCCACAAGAACCTGACATCAGCCTTTGTTGCCGTTTGTCATCTCTGCCTAGATTTGTCATCTATGCctagattgtgaacaacctaaaCTACGAAGAGGGTCTATAATATGGGCAATTGAGGAACAAGTActagtacactatcagctacaacaagtcTTGGAGGGCAAAGACGAAGGCAACTGAGATGAGGTTAGAGGCCTATGAAGCTTCATATGGCAATCTACCATGGTTGCTTTAGACCATTGCTAAAAAGAACCTAGTGACTTATTATGACTTCGATAACTACCTATTGCTCTCTAAACCCAGCAAGTACATCCTTAAGCGCAGCTTTTTTGCCTTAGgagcatgtatcaaagctttcgagCATTGTTACCCTATCCTCTGCATCGATAGGACTTTCCTTACTGGCATGTACAAGGGTCAGATACTTACTGCTATtagggttgatgggaacaatcaagtgctaccgttggcctttgcatttgtggagagtgagaatacCAGCAGTTGCTATTCAGGTTGTCGACCACAGCGCGTACCAGTTTCCAGCAGACGGCATTCATGGGCCGACCATGGGATCTTTGTGGTGCCGACGATGCGCAAGAGCTATCAACTTTTCATGTATTCGTTCCATCCTTCCATTACTATGTTTGTCTAACAATGTTTTGGTGCACATCTGACTTGGTCTAGTGTCCTGACCCACCGCACATACCCCGACTTCATTTCACAATTCGACGAGCTGACAGTCAACGATGCTAGGTAGATGCTATACACTAGTGAGGAGGTATAGACACGCGGCCCCTCAGACTTTCTGTCCTGTGCACATGGAATTGGGAGTACTAGATGACGAGGAGTGCCCTCGTGTTCGATATCCATGTCAAGGAGTACTCCTCGTATTGTGTGATGCGACAATTCAGGTGGATCCTGGCGTTCCCGCTCCCACCCACTCGGATGGTGCCTCTTAACATCCACATGTGCTTACCTTGTAATTACTTCTTAAACTTCATCATTTTCAAACCATACGGTCATGTGCTTATGTTTATTTAAGTTGACACACAAGGTGCGCATACCACAAGCACGCTTGCATCATGTGTGCAGCTGTGGGTCCTCAAATGGGATCAGGCTATCGAAGACGTCATGGATAAGGACTGGCCCCACTCTAACAAGGTTTATGCCGAGTACCAAGCTTGGTTCGTGGCATGCACACGGATCCGGGTATGTACACACTGTCGAAGCCTCCGTCCCATGTGGTTCATGTTTGCAACACGTACCTGGTGCACAGGGACTAGGCACGTTTGTTAGAGGTATATTCTTAATAACATGACTTGTCTTTTACTACCAGTTTAGCTTAACAAAAATTTGTCTAATCCAATGAAAATTTTGTTTGCAGATGGACATACTAACCATAAAGGGGTAATAGCACGGATGAACTGCGAGCGTTTGGACAATGGCCTAGACATCGGTAGGATCAAGTTGAGTGTGACATTCGATCGAATCTACCGGAAGGTCCAGAAGGTCATCAGGATGGCCAGCCGCAGGTCCTCCATGGATGTTATGATGGGACCTTGTGCACTGGCTCCTATACCACCACACTACTCTACCACGTTCACTGCCCTGTCGCAAAGACTGCTATGTCTGACGTATACCAACGAGCCCTCGAGGCCTTCTTTCACCCCCACTCTTGACACCTACTACGGTGGCAGCTTGGTGAGGTAGTCTTTCACCACTGGCGGTGACCCCAACTACGATGGCAGCCCAGAGAGGCAGTCTTTCTCCAGCGCAGGTGACCCCCACTACGATGTCATCTCATTGAAGCCAAAATTCACCAGTGCCGGTGAGCACTACTACTGCGGTAGCTCATCAAGGCGGCCTTCGATAGCGGACCTGGGTCCTTCCTCTTATGGCATCCCTACCTCAGGTAGGACAACTACTTAATGACTAAATACGTGTTACATATATCAGGCAT of Phragmites australis chromosome 3, lpPhrAust1.1, whole genome shotgun sequence contains these proteins:
- the LOC133912768 gene encoding uncharacterized protein LOC133912768, with protein sequence MMAVEPKALPSAHQFTVVIDGVETAIHEGVLRCNGGTLTVLSPGVLEASRFQHIVVSGDGGGDVRFTRCGYAAAEDCGAVWFHRCVAVRVDGARDVAVRRCWSADVERAGSVTIRRCKGAACVRGAGELRVGRCREVDVGSCADVAVVRCRAARADWCGALALGRCRSADVSRCGAVRIDRCRDASVLGCATVAVRRGKVSMVEVQKVPQPFCQEQPMYQQAEPVLAAPVAIVSK